In a single window of the uncultured Dysgonomonas sp. genome:
- a CDS encoding DUF3836 domain-containing protein: protein MKTTILTSVFAVLVSIMNLNAKDVITYSNMENNELGVKKEYVTLDDKTSIPFKKTSYFYDEKGRLLERTIQKWNDKGGWINLAKFEYRYNKSDKASVITITKWNNKQKDWANKSSIYTYIYNDSNEFLSIKQETVDNKIKDELLTQK from the coding sequence ATGAAAACAACTATTTTAACTTCAGTATTCGCAGTATTAGTTTCAATAATGAATCTTAATGCCAAAGACGTAATAACTTACAGTAATATGGAAAATAATGAATTAGGCGTAAAGAAAGAATATGTTACGCTTGATGACAAAACTTCCATCCCTTTCAAGAAAACCTCTTACTTCTATGACGAAAAAGGCAGACTTCTGGAAAGAACAATACAAAAATGGAATGATAAAGGCGGATGGATAAACCTTGCTAAGTTTGAATACAGATATAACAAGTCTGACAAAGCGAGTGTTATAACCATCACGAAATGGAATAACAAGCAAAAAGACTGGGCTAATAAATCAAGCATTTACACATACATATATAATGATAGCAACGAGTTCCTATCAATAAAGCAAGAAACAGTAGATAACAAGATCAAAGACGAGCTACTTACTCAGAAATAA
- a CDS encoding DUF3836 domain-containing protein produces MRTTIITSVFAVLVSTMNLSAKNVITYSNVENNESGVKKEYVTINKETSKPESKGCYLYDRKGNITEKTVSVWNNETGWVNTAKYEYQYTSANKVSGLTYTEWNKETSNWAGKSSFIAHIYDENDELLSLEQINIQNRANNDNNFITQK; encoded by the coding sequence ATGAGAACAACTATTATAACTTCAGTATTCGCAGTATTAGTTTCAACAATGAACTTAAGTGCTAAAAATGTAATAACCTACAGCAATGTAGAAAATAATGAATCAGGTGTAAAGAAAGAATATGTTACCATAAACAAAGAAACTTCGAAACCCGAAAGCAAAGGGTGCTACCTTTATGACAGAAAGGGTAATATAACTGAAAAAACCGTAAGTGTATGGAACAATGAAACGGGATGGGTAAACACTGCTAAATATGAATACCAATACACAAGCGCAAACAAAGTATCAGGTTTGACTTACACCGAATGGAATAAAGAAACAAGCAACTGGGCAGGCAAATCATCTTTCATTGCCCACATATATGATGAAAATGATGAACTTCTCTCTTTAGAACAAATCAATATACAAAACAGGGCGAATAACGATAATAACTTCATTACCCAAAAATAA
- a CDS encoding DUF3836 domain-containing protein, whose amino-acid sequence MKATILTSVFAVLVSTMNLNARNVTTYSNVENGEFGVKKEYVSINKETSKPESKEYYHYDQNGNIVEKTVSVWNENTGWENAATYSYQYGDANKVAYVAYTKWDKNNERWSEKSDITVHIYNDKDEFLTTKQIQVENKTAYNLISQK is encoded by the coding sequence ATGAAAGCAACAATCCTAACTTCAGTATTTGCAGTATTAGTTTCAACAATGAATCTTAATGCCAGAAATGTAACAACATACAGTAATGTAGAAAACGGAGAGTTTGGAGTGAAGAAAGAATATGTTTCTATCAATAAAGAAACTTCAAAGCCCGAAAGCAAAGAATACTACCACTACGACCAAAACGGCAATATCGTAGAAAAGACAGTAAGCGTATGGAATGAGAATACCGGATGGGAAAATGCAGCAACATATTCTTATCAATATGGAGACGCGAACAAGGTAGCCTATGTAGCATATACAAAATGGGACAAAAACAATGAACGATGGTCTGAAAAATCCGATATTACCGTTCATATATATAACGACAAAGACGAATTTCTGACTACAAAACAAATTCAGGTAGAGAATAAGACCGCTTACAACTTAATCTCTCAAAAATAA
- a CDS encoding tetratricopeptide repeat protein → MKSVFIYIVLSFCCLSAAFSQTLAEAKDLYLKGEYAKALPVFETEYAAKPNDANINHWYGVCLFETGGDRVQAEKSLLLASQKRIQDSFYYLGQLYTDEFRFTEATEAFNKYESMLKKKDDDARARLEEKRKEMSRLNRVVSNTEDIQIIDSVVVDKASFLSAYKLSHSSGRLDYFDKVFTSNKRVESTVYFNEKETKIYYAQPEKNGSYTLYSMEKLLDKYGNEKKLSATNFNLTGDLNYPYVMADGVTIYFAAKDYDSLGGYDLFVSRYNMNNDTYLAPERLNMPFNSLYNDYMMVVDEEKGVGWFASDRFQPEGRVCIYTFIPNKTVKIVESEDEKYMAGRARITSIKDTWLKGQNYSQLIALARKAPKEEVKVVRDFEFVINDENTYYKLADFKNKTARDTYFRVVQMKSDLRSISEKLDNLRSAYGKSSQEARRTMTTEITDLEKKQEQLQRQIPPLEVQARNQEIQGLQ, encoded by the coding sequence ATGAAATCGGTATTTATTTATATAGTGCTTTCCTTCTGTTGCTTATCTGCTGCGTTTTCCCAAACATTGGCGGAAGCAAAAGATCTCTACCTGAAAGGGGAATACGCAAAGGCTCTGCCGGTATTCGAAACGGAATATGCGGCTAAGCCCAACGACGCTAATATTAACCACTGGTACGGAGTATGCCTGTTCGAAACAGGAGGCGACCGAGTACAGGCAGAAAAAAGCCTGTTACTTGCATCACAAAAAAGGATACAGGATTCGTTCTATTATCTGGGACAACTGTACACTGATGAGTTCAGGTTTACCGAAGCTACAGAAGCTTTCAATAAGTATGAATCTATGCTGAAAAAGAAAGATGATGATGCGCGTGCCCGCCTCGAAGAGAAGCGCAAAGAGATGTCGCGTCTGAACCGTGTGGTTTCCAACACTGAAGATATACAGATAATAGACAGTGTGGTAGTCGATAAAGCGAGCTTCCTGTCAGCCTACAAGCTGAGCCACAGTTCGGGACGCCTCGATTATTTTGATAAGGTTTTTACTTCCAACAAACGGGTAGAGTCTACTGTCTATTTTAACGAAAAGGAAACAAAAATATACTATGCGCAACCTGAGAAGAACGGTTCGTATACTTTATATTCAATGGAGAAATTATTGGACAAGTATGGCAATGAGAAGAAACTCTCGGCGACCAACTTCAACCTGACAGGCGACCTTAATTATCCTTATGTGATGGCCGACGGGGTTACTATTTATTTCGCAGCAAAGGATTACGACAGCCTGGGTGGATATGACCTGTTTGTTTCGCGATACAATATGAATAACGATACCTATCTTGCTCCCGAACGCCTGAATATGCCATTTAACTCACTTTACAATGATTATATGATGGTGGTGGATGAAGAGAAAGGGGTAGGATGGTTTGCCTCCGACAGGTTCCAACCCGAAGGCAGAGTATGTATCTATACCTTTATCCCGAACAAGACCGTGAAAATCGTAGAAAGCGAGGATGAAAAATATATGGCCGGCAGGGCTCGTATCACATCTATAAAAGATACATGGCTGAAAGGACAAAATTATTCGCAACTAATCGCTCTTGCCCGAAAAGCGCCTAAAGAGGAGGTCAAAGTAGTACGTGACTTTGAATTTGTAATCAATGACGAAAATACATATTACAAACTTGCCGACTTTAAAAATAAAACCGCTCGCGACACATATTTCCGGGTAGTACAGATGAAATCAGATTTGAGATCTATATCTGAAAAGCTGGATAACCTGAGAAGCGCTTACGGCAAATCTTCGCAGGAAGCAAGACGTACTATGACAACAGAAATCACCGACTTGGAAAAGAAACAGGAGCAATTGCAACGACAAATTCCCCCTTTGGAAGTACAAGCCCGCAATCAGGAAATACAGGGCTTGCAATGA
- a CDS encoding DMT family protein, whose amino-acid sequence MNLAGLYTILLLIVSNVFMTFAWYGHLKMKEYSWFAALPLLGVILISWGIAFFEYCFQVPANRLGFQGNGGPFSLMQLKIIQEVITLTVFVLFSTLAFKTETFRWNHILAFVFLIAAVYLVFKK is encoded by the coding sequence ATGAATCTTGCCGGCTTATATACTATATTATTGTTGATCGTATCTAATGTATTTATGACCTTCGCCTGGTACGGGCATCTGAAAATGAAAGAATACTCTTGGTTTGCCGCACTCCCGCTTTTGGGTGTGATACTTATCAGTTGGGGTATCGCATTTTTCGAATACTGTTTTCAGGTTCCGGCAAACCGTTTGGGCTTCCAGGGTAATGGAGGGCCTTTTTCTCTGATGCAGCTCAAAATTATACAGGAAGTTATTACCCTTACTGTTTTCGTTCTTTTCAGCACACTGGCGTTTAAGACCGAAACTTTCAGATGGAACCATATACTGGCTTTTGTCTTCCTTATTGCGGCGGTATATCTTGTTTTTAAGAAGTAG
- a CDS encoding AarF/UbiB family protein, translating to MDNIKKIKRTAQVAAILSKYGFETLVTQTDIKKLIPDAYIEHSEKRKESFSLSIYERIRMVLEELGPAYIKLGQLMSNRDDLLPEELTIELQKLQDQVQVKDINIYEILKEELSLEPDDIFEFIDSDPIAAASLSQVYTAVLKKEQKKVVIKVKRKGIREKIEADILIMKDLARIFEKYYDAARKVGLYNIVCTFEKSVIAELSFTQELANIEKFRNNFKGNDAIYIPFTYKELSNSNILCMEFIEGIKISDKETILQSGLDMKLIAETVVDLYLKQIIDYGFFHADPHSGNIFVLPTGQIAFIDYGSVGKMLPKDKEYLGDFVIYALRKDVKRLIRVIKKVAVKYSIKNEAQLERDLYELLYIMDNVSVKELNLAELAKTVSKLLNENQTILPEYIYLLVRGIILLEGIGRELGIETNIIENVKPYGIKLMKQRLTPKHLTNKVLDKLYDMGDRLEELPEDIHSLVQKVNNNELEITHKLRGLNDIRNTISHLVVAMIISASTIGSAILVLAGMPPTAWGVSILGFLGFVVSGIMGVVVVLSILRNKRSD from the coding sequence ATGGATAATATAAAAAAAATAAAAAGAACTGCGCAAGTAGCAGCCATCCTTTCAAAATACGGGTTCGAGACGCTTGTCACACAAACCGACATTAAAAAGCTGATCCCTGATGCATATATAGAGCATAGCGAAAAGCGAAAGGAGAGTTTTTCGCTTAGTATCTATGAACGGATAAGGATGGTACTGGAGGAATTAGGCCCGGCCTATATAAAATTGGGACAATTGATGAGTAACCGTGACGACCTGTTACCCGAAGAATTGACCATAGAGCTACAGAAACTACAAGATCAGGTACAGGTGAAAGATATAAACATATATGAAATATTAAAAGAAGAATTGTCTTTAGAACCCGACGATATATTTGAATTTATCGACTCCGACCCCATTGCCGCGGCATCGCTTTCGCAAGTATATACCGCAGTACTGAAAAAAGAACAGAAAAAAGTGGTGATCAAGGTAAAGAGAAAAGGAATCAGGGAGAAGATAGAGGCCGATATCCTTATAATGAAAGATCTGGCGCGCATCTTTGAAAAGTATTATGATGCCGCACGCAAAGTCGGTTTATACAATATTGTGTGTACATTCGAGAAATCCGTGATCGCCGAATTGTCTTTTACTCAGGAGTTGGCTAATATAGAAAAGTTCAGGAATAATTTTAAGGGAAACGACGCTATCTATATACCCTTTACTTATAAGGAACTTTCCAACAGCAATATCTTGTGTATGGAATTTATTGAGGGGATAAAAATATCGGACAAGGAGACAATTCTGCAGAGCGGACTGGATATGAAACTAATAGCCGAAACGGTTGTGGATTTATATCTGAAGCAAATTATCGACTATGGATTTTTTCATGCCGACCCTCATTCCGGAAATATCTTCGTTTTACCTACAGGGCAGATAGCCTTTATAGATTACGGTTCGGTTGGCAAGATGTTGCCGAAGGATAAAGAATATCTTGGCGATTTCGTCATATATGCTTTACGCAAAGATGTAAAACGGCTTATCAGGGTTATAAAGAAAGTCGCTGTAAAGTATAGTATAAAGAACGAGGCGCAGCTGGAACGGGATCTATATGAGCTGCTCTATATTATGGATAATGTTTCCGTAAAAGAATTAAATCTGGCGGAACTGGCAAAAACCGTTTCAAAACTGCTGAATGAGAACCAGACAATCCTGCCTGAATATATCTACCTGCTGGTAAGAGGAATTATTCTTCTCGAAGGTATTGGCCGCGAACTTGGCATAGAGACTAATATTATAGAAAATGTAAAGCCTTATGGCATAAAGCTGATGAAACAAAGGCTTACACCTAAGCACCTCACAAATAAAGTACTGGATAAGCTGTATGATATGGGCGACAGGCTCGAAGAATTGCCTGAAGATATCCACTCACTAGTACAGAAGGTGAATAATAATGAACTGGAGATTACGCACAAGCTACGAGGCCTTAACGATATACGGAATACAATCAGTCATCTGGTAGTGGCCATGATTATATCGGCATCGACAATCGGATCGGCCATACTGGTGCTGGCGGGTATGCCGCCCACTGCATGGGGAGTATCTATACTGGGATTTCTCGGGTTCGTTGTCTCCGGTATTATGGGTGTTGTGGTTGTGCTGTCTATCCTGCGTAATAAGAGATCGGATTGA
- a CDS encoding GNAT family N-acetyltransferase — protein sequence MKKDILWKVNRFDEFMINELYDILHLRCKIFVVEQDAPYLDVDYKDQKALHLHGYVDNKLVAYCRIFKAGDYFDEASIGRVIVAEEYRKYGYGKDLMKKAIELEESVFGETKITISGQLYLKKFYESHGFRQTSEMYLEDGIPHIEMKKQ from the coding sequence ATGAAAAAAGATATACTTTGGAAAGTAAACCGTTTCGATGAGTTTATGATAAACGAATTATATGACATACTACATCTTCGGTGCAAGATATTCGTCGTAGAGCAGGATGCCCCTTACCTTGATGTAGATTACAAAGATCAAAAAGCTTTGCATCTGCATGGTTATGTTGATAATAAGCTGGTTGCCTATTGTCGCATATTCAAAGCAGGCGATTATTTCGACGAGGCCAGTATCGGGCGGGTAATCGTAGCAGAGGAATACAGAAAATACGGTTATGGAAAAGACCTGATGAAAAAGGCTATCGAACTGGAGGAATCTGTATTTGGTGAAACAAAGATCACAATATCCGGGCAATTGTATCTGAAAAAGTTCTACGAGAGTCACGGTTTCAGGCAAACAAGCGAGATGTATCTCGAAGACGGCATACCGCATATAGAAATGAAGAAACAATAA
- the rpsU gene encoding 30S ribosomal protein S21, translating to MIIVPLKEGENIEKALKKFKRKYEKTGVVKELRRRQEFRKPSVVKREQRLHAVYVQAMHRSEE from the coding sequence ATGATCATTGTACCATTAAAAGAAGGCGAAAATATTGAAAAAGCCTTGAAGAAATTTAAAAGAAAATACGAAAAAACAGGTGTAGTAAAAGAACTTAGAAGACGTCAGGAGTTCCGTAAGCCATCAGTGGTGAAAAGAGAGCAAAGATTGCACGCTGTATACGTTCAGGCAATGCACCGTTCGGAAGAATAA
- a CDS encoding tyrosine-type recombinase/integrase, translated as MMLLIDKYSRYLRYEKNFSLHTEISYSTDLHQFVGFLQEHFPEVDVKSVDSDIVRMWIVSLMEAKIAARSVNRKLSTLKSFYKYLLRIGEVPANPVKKITGPKTPKPIPSFVNNGDMEKVLEESNFDNTFESLRNHIMIELFYVTGIRRAELIGLKDIDVDFSAETIQVTGKRNKQRLIPFSDGMKTILEGYLNARNREVGNLSGYLFVKNDGQQLYPMLVHRIVTENLKQIPTLSKTSPHVLRHSFATGMLNNGADINAVKELLGHSSLAATEIYTHTSFEELKKIYNKAHPRA; from the coding sequence ATGATGTTACTAATTGACAAATATAGCAGATATCTCCGTTATGAAAAGAACTTCTCTTTACATACGGAGATTTCTTATTCTACAGATCTTCATCAGTTTGTAGGATTCCTGCAAGAACATTTTCCGGAAGTGGATGTGAAAAGCGTAGACAGCGACATTGTCCGCATGTGGATTGTATCGCTTATGGAGGCAAAGATCGCTGCGCGGTCAGTAAACCGTAAGTTGAGTACGCTTAAATCGTTCTACAAATATTTGTTACGTATAGGCGAAGTTCCGGCAAACCCGGTAAAGAAAATTACCGGACCCAAAACACCAAAGCCCATTCCTTCGTTTGTGAACAATGGAGATATGGAGAAAGTGTTGGAGGAATCAAACTTCGACAACACATTCGAATCGCTCCGTAATCATATAATGATCGAATTGTTCTATGTTACAGGTATTCGCCGGGCAGAGTTGATCGGGCTGAAAGATATTGATGTCGATTTCAGTGCCGAAACAATACAGGTGACGGGCAAGCGCAACAAACAACGCCTTATCCCTTTCAGTGATGGGATGAAAACGATACTCGAAGGGTACCTGAATGCAAGGAATCGGGAAGTGGGAAACTTATCCGGTTACTTATTTGTTAAGAATGATGGGCAGCAGCTCTACCCAATGCTTGTGCACAGGATCGTGACGGAAAATCTGAAGCAAATACCGACTCTTTCAAAAACGAGTCCCCATGTGCTTCGCCATTCATTTGCAACCGGCATGCTAAACAATGGAGCGGATATAAATGCGGTAAAAGAATTATTAGGGCATTCAAGCCTTGCGGCTACAGAAATATATACACACACTTCATTCGAAGAATTAAAGAAAATTTATAACAAGGCTCATCCGAGAGCCTAA
- the raiA gene encoding ribosome-associated translation inhibitor RaiA has product MNIAIQSVHFDASTQLKEFIEKKLSKLDKFSDLIVDAEVILKVVKPEVANNKEASVKLNIKSGELFANKTADSFEEAVMQNIEALEKQILKVKEKTQAK; this is encoded by the coding sequence ATGAACATTGCAATTCAGTCAGTGCACTTTGATGCAAGCACACAATTAAAAGAGTTTATAGAAAAGAAATTATCGAAACTGGATAAATTTTCTGACCTGATTGTAGATGCTGAAGTAATACTTAAAGTAGTAAAACCGGAAGTTGCGAACAATAAAGAAGCATCAGTAAAATTAAATATAAAAAGCGGGGAGCTCTTTGCAAATAAGACTGCCGACTCATTCGAAGAGGCCGTTATGCAAAATATAGAAGCCCTCGAAAAACAGATACTCAAAGTAAAGGAGAAAACGCAAGCCAAATAA
- the tuf gene encoding elongation factor Tu → MAKEHFNRAKPHVNIGTIGHVDHGKTTLTAAITKVLADKGLSQARSFDSIDNAPEEKERGITINTSHVEYETANRHYAHVDCPGHADYVKNMVTGAAQMDGAIIVVAATDGPMPQTREHILLARQVNVPKLVVFMNKCDIVEDEEMLELVELEMRELLSFYEFDGDNTPVIRGSALGALNGVEPWVSQVMELMNAVDTWIPLPPRDVDKPFLMPVEDVFSITGRGTVATGRIETGKIKTGEEIQIIGLGAEAKKSVVTGVEMFRKILDDGQAGDNVGLLLRGIDKEEIKRGMVICHPGKITPHTNFKAEVYILKKEEGGRHTPFHNKYRPQFYLRTLDVTGEITLPEGTDMVMPGDNVTINVELIYPVACNVGLRFAIREGGRTVGAGQITEIIA, encoded by the coding sequence ATGGCAAAAGAACATTTTAACCGGGCGAAACCGCACGTAAATATCGGTACAATCGGTCACGTTGACCACGGTAAAACTACTTTGACTGCTGCTATCACTAAAGTATTGGCTGACAAAGGTCTTTCTCAAGCTCGTTCGTTCGATTCAATCGACAACGCTCCTGAAGAAAAAGAACGTGGTATTACTATCAACACTTCTCACGTTGAATATGAAACAGCTAACCGTCACTACGCTCACGTTGACTGTCCCGGACACGCCGACTACGTAAAGAACATGGTTACTGGTGCTGCTCAGATGGACGGTGCTATCATCGTAGTTGCTGCTACTGATGGTCCGATGCCTCAAACTCGCGAACACATCCTACTTGCACGTCAGGTAAACGTGCCTAAGTTGGTTGTTTTCATGAACAAATGCGATATCGTTGAAGACGAAGAAATGCTAGAACTAGTTGAACTTGAAATGAGAGAACTTCTTTCATTCTATGAGTTCGACGGCGACAATACTCCAGTTATCCGCGGATCTGCTCTAGGTGCACTTAACGGTGTTGAGCCTTGGGTTAGCCAGGTGATGGAACTAATGAATGCTGTGGATACTTGGATTCCACTTCCTCCACGCGATGTAGACAAACCATTCTTGATGCCGGTTGAAGACGTGTTCTCTATCACAGGTCGTGGTACAGTAGCAACAGGTCGTATCGAAACTGGTAAAATCAAAACTGGTGAAGAAATTCAAATCATCGGTCTTGGAGCAGAAGCTAAAAAATCAGTTGTTACAGGAGTAGAAATGTTCCGTAAGATCCTTGACGACGGACAAGCTGGTGACAACGTAGGTCTATTGCTTCGTGGTATCGACAAAGAAGAAATCAAACGTGGTATGGTAATTTGTCACCCAGGTAAGATTACTCCTCACACTAACTTCAAAGCTGAGGTTTATATCCTTAAGAAAGAAGAAGGTGGACGTCACACTCCATTCCACAACAAATATCGTCCTCAGTTCTACCTGCGTACTCTTGACGTTACTGGCGAAATCACTCTTCCTGAAGGAACAGACATGGTTATGCCTGGTGACAACGTGACTATCAACGTAGAACTTATCTACCCAGTTGCTTGTAACGTAGGTCTACGTTTCGCTATCCGCGAAGGTGGTCGTACAGTAGGTGCTGGTCAGATTACAGAAATTATTGCATAA
- the secE gene encoding preprotein translocase subunit SecE codes for MKKIINYIKDSYNELVYKVSWPTRAELTNSAVIVMIASIIMALIVWGIDSAFESIVKFFYSL; via the coding sequence ATGAAAAAAATAATTAATTACATTAAAGATTCTTATAACGAGCTTGTATACAAGGTTTCTTGGCCTACTCGTGCAGAACTGACCAACAGTGCGGTAATTGTCATGATTGCTTCCATAATAATGGCACTAATCGTTTGGGGTATCGATTCTGCATTCGAGTCTATTGTCAAGTTTTTCTATAGTCTTTAA
- the nusG gene encoding transcription termination/antitermination protein NusG — translation MTEIEKKWYVLRAVSGKENKVKEYLEAEIKKSDLGKYISQVLIPTEKTYIMRNGKKVLKERAYLPGYILIEAALIGEVIHELRNINYVAGFLPNTTNPQPLSQSEVNRILGTMDELDEQEVGMDVQYIVGENVKVTNGPFSGFSGIIEEVNTEKKKLKVMVKIFGRKTPLELNYMQVEKEQ, via the coding sequence ATGACTGAAATCGAAAAGAAATGGTATGTTTTGCGTGCCGTTAGTGGAAAAGAAAATAAAGTCAAAGAGTATCTTGAAGCTGAGATAAAGAAATCAGACTTAGGAAAGTATATCTCTCAAGTTCTTATCCCTACAGAGAAGACTTATATCATGCGTAACGGAAAGAAGGTTCTGAAAGAAAGAGCTTATCTTCCCGGCTACATTTTGATCGAAGCTGCCCTCATAGGGGAAGTTATCCATGAATTACGTAACATAAATTACGTAGCCGGTTTTTTACCGAATACAACCAACCCTCAGCCCTTGAGCCAGTCCGAAGTGAACAGGATACTGGGTACTATGGACGAACTGGATGAGCAGGAAGTAGGCATGGATGTTCAATACATTGTCGGAGAAAATGTAAAAGTGACCAATGGTCCTTTCTCAGGATTTTCGGGAATCATTGAAGAAGTGAACACTGAGAAAAAGAAACTGAAAGTAATGGTAAAGATATTCGGGCGGAAAACTCCACTCGAGTTGAATTACATGCAAGTCGAAAAAGAGCAGTAA
- the rplK gene encoding 50S ribosomal protein L11 produces the protein MAKEIAGQLKLQIKGGAANPSPPVGPALGSKGINIMDFCKQFNARTQDKAGKILPVVITYYVDKSFDFVVKQPPVAIQLLEASKVKSGSAEPNRKKVAEITWDQVKAIAEDKMVDLNCFTIESAMRMVAGTARSMGITVKGAFPDVQ, from the coding sequence ATGGCTAAAGAAATTGCTGGACAATTAAAATTACAAATTAAAGGCGGTGCAGCAAATCCATCTCCTCCTGTAGGACCTGCTCTAGGTTCTAAAGGTATCAACATCATGGATTTCTGTAAGCAATTTAATGCCAGAACTCAAGACAAGGCAGGTAAAATATTACCAGTGGTAATTACTTACTATGTTGACAAGTCTTTCGATTTTGTTGTAAAACAACCACCTGTAGCAATCCAGCTATTGGAAGCTTCTAAGGTGAAGAGCGGATCGGCAGAACCAAATCGTAAGAAAGTAGCTGAAATTACCTGGGATCAGGTAAAAGCTATTGCTGAAGATAAGATGGTCGACCTTAACTGTTTTACAATCGAATCAGCCATGAGAATGGTTGCTGGTACAGCAAGAAGTATGGGTATTACTGTAAAAGGGGCTTTCCCTGATGTTCAATAA
- the rplA gene encoding 50S ribosomal protein L1 — translation MGKLTKNQKLAFSKIEAGKLYTLTEASALVKEVTTTKFDASVDLDVRLGVDPRKANQMVRGVVSLPHGTGKQVRVLVLCSPDAEAAAKEAGADYVGLDEYIEKIKGGWTDIDVIITQPAIMGKVGALGRVLGPRGLMPNPKSGTVTVDVAKAVTEVKSGKIDFKVDKAGIIHASIGKVSFTPEQIKDNAKEFIATLIKLKPTAAKGTYVKSVCLSSTMSPGVKIDPKSVEN, via the coding sequence ATGGGTAAACTTACTAAAAATCAAAAGTTAGCTTTCAGCAAGATTGAAGCAGGGAAACTATATACATTAACCGAAGCATCAGCTCTTGTAAAAGAGGTTACTACAACTAAATTCGACGCTTCTGTCGATTTGGATGTACGCCTAGGTGTAGACCCACGTAAAGCTAACCAGATGGTGAGAGGCGTTGTGTCTCTTCCTCATGGAACAGGAAAACAAGTTAGAGTTTTGGTATTATGTTCTCCGGACGCTGAGGCTGCTGCTAAAGAAGCAGGTGCCGACTATGTTGGATTGGACGAGTATATCGAAAAAATAAAAGGTGGTTGGACTGATATCGATGTTATCATCACTCAGCCTGCTATCATGGGTAAAGTTGGTGCTCTGGGACGTGTTTTAGGACCTCGTGGTCTGATGCCTAACCCTAAGAGCGGAACTGTAACTGTAGATGTTGCAAAAGCTGTGACAGAGGTTAAATCAGGTAAGATTGACTTTAAAGTAGACAAAGCTGGTATCATTCACGCTTCTATCGGTAAAGTATCTTTCACTCCTGAGCAAATCAAAGATAACGCGAAAGAATTTATTGCTACGCTTATCAAATTGAAACCAACTGCAGCAAAAGGAACTTATGTGAAGAGTGTTTGTCTTTCAAGTACTATGAGCCCGGGTGTAAAAATAGACCCTAAATCAGTAGAAAATTAA
- the rplJ gene encoding 50S ribosomal protein L10 has protein sequence MRKEDKSTIIETIAATIKGYDHFYLTDIASLNSAKTSELRRECAKQEIKLMVVKNTLLQKALESLEGDYAELDAALKGNTAIMFSNSANAPAKLIAKYKKEGIPSLKAAYVQESFYIGSENLSALENIKSKNELIGDVIAALQSPAKNVISALQSGGNTIHGVLETLSKR, from the coding sequence ATGAGAAAGGAAGATAAAAGCACTATCATAGAAACTATAGCAGCAACAATCAAAGGATACGATCATTTCTATCTTACCGACATTGCTTCTCTAAATTCTGCTAAAACAAGCGAGTTGAGAAGAGAATGTGCTAAGCAGGAGATCAAACTGATGGTTGTAAAGAATACGCTGTTGCAAAAAGCTCTGGAAAGCCTTGAAGGTGATTACGCTGAGTTGGATGCTGCATTGAAAGGAAATACTGCTATCATGTTTTCTAATTCGGCTAATGCTCCGGCTAAGCTGATTGCTAAATATAAAAAAGAAGGAATACCTTCGCTTAAGGCAGCTTATGTTCAAGAAAGCTTCTATATCGGTTCAGAAAATCTGAGCGCACTGGAAAATATCAAGAGCAAAAACGAACTTATCGGCGATGTTATTGCAGCCCTTCAATCCCCTGCCAAGAATGTTATTTCGGCCCTTCAATCGGGTGGAAATACTATCCATGGCGTCTTAGAAACATTATCTAAGAGATAA